One genomic region from Hyalangium ruber encodes:
- a CDS encoding branched-chain amino acid transaminase: protein MSSTSSATLRANQIWMDGQFMKWDEGQMHVMTHALHYGLGVFEGIRAYRTHDGRIAVFRLREHIQRLVDSAHICMLKLPYTTDELVEACVELLRKQKDIFANGAYLRPIAFMGDGAMGLGAVNPTRVAITAWDWGAYLGEKGIREGIRGKVSSFTRMHVNVNMVRGKISGQYVNSILAKREAVLAGYDEAILLDISGFVAEASGENIFMVNKKGVIKTPPLSSPILDGITRDTVLKLLRDSGRYVEEVTFTRDALYIGNEIFFTGTAAEITPVREVDNRMVGDGKPGPVTQFVQETYFRTVRGQEPRYAEWLTYI from the coding sequence ATGAGCTCCACCTCGTCCGCCACGCTGCGCGCCAATCAGATCTGGATGGATGGCCAGTTCATGAAATGGGACGAGGGCCAGATGCACGTGATGACGCACGCGCTGCACTACGGCCTGGGCGTCTTCGAGGGAATCCGCGCCTACCGCACCCATGACGGGCGCATCGCCGTCTTCCGCCTGCGCGAGCACATCCAGCGGCTGGTGGACTCGGCGCACATCTGCATGCTGAAGCTGCCGTACACCACCGATGAGCTGGTGGAGGCGTGCGTCGAGTTGCTGCGCAAGCAGAAGGACATCTTCGCCAACGGCGCCTACCTGCGGCCCATCGCCTTCATGGGCGACGGCGCCATGGGCCTGGGCGCGGTGAACCCCACGCGCGTGGCGATCACCGCCTGGGACTGGGGCGCATACCTGGGCGAGAAGGGCATCCGCGAGGGCATCCGCGGCAAGGTCAGCTCCTTTACCCGCATGCACGTGAACGTGAACATGGTGCGCGGGAAGATCTCCGGCCAGTACGTGAACTCCATCCTCGCCAAGCGCGAGGCGGTGCTCGCCGGCTATGACGAGGCCATCCTGCTGGACATCAGCGGCTTCGTGGCCGAGGCCTCCGGCGAGAACATCTTCATGGTGAACAAGAAGGGCGTCATCAAGACCCCTCCCCTCTCCTCGCCCATCCTGGATGGCATCACCCGCGACACGGTGCTGAAGCTCCTGCGCGACAGCGGGCGCTACGTGGAAGAGGTGACGTTCACCCGTGACGCGCTCTACATCGGCAACGAGATCTTCTTCACCGGCACGGCGGCGGAGATCACCCCGGTGCGCGAGGTGGACAACCGGATGGTCGGCGACGGCAAGCCCGGCCCGGTGACGCAGTTCGTGCAGGAGACGTACTTCCGCACGGTCCGGGGCCAGGAGCCGCGCTACGCGGAGTGGTTGACCTACATCTAG
- a CDS encoding response regulator: MERRVLIVESQNEFALSMATVLRSAGYTTAMANSSVEAQREMEKRRPDLVVLRAELPDQSGFTLCGQIKKGKWGQNLKVLLLSSDTGVDGLNQHRQTPAAADGYLVIPFEMGELASLSSNIVPPGTPEDSETDASLDSALAGNPREAPPAIPPPLRTAPAGGPPKLPKRERRSAINDEDRTFLDRAFQSIADRKAELLAESRQVKRTPPKRELMGTPEGKIQVLRDELKVREAQLARISEIWSVRERELLSVEDRLHEKDVELQGLKMQVDDLLRRFNEAQTAMLQKEREHGATVDDLLLQKFSAEKDLIEVVASKEKDINVLKKEVKNRDEDLSRRASELENARNEYDKLEKQFNTSTLESEVREQKLHDTIRGHETEISQLRRRGDELDATLAQTVSDRDQRYAELDGEIQALQERLQQTEQERDATVRALEQRATAAEEHGAQSDAEIERLKAERVALEARLNQQIADLEADLARTIGERDQLSSDKDAQEQDLTQRIEERDTKISGLERELAETIARNEQHEAELNSSIQQHLERIGELEGEVEALKAHLADRENELTGELEALNQAKDALETDLTDRLHALQTAKDTLEADLKGQLEALNQAKDTLEADLTGQLQALNIAKNTLEADLTGQIQALEQAKAAMEADLNGQLEASQAHGEKLQANIVSLEDTVAQRDQTIEGLRTDVSERDSRIADVTGELEATSQTLSETQGTLTRTEETLATTRGELEATSQTLSETQGTLARTEETLASTRGELEATSQTLSETQNTLEQTKAQLASTTAIRDELDSELSDTKATLEHTQGELSRTAQTLSTREGELKTARGDIDRLTGELRDTEQAKAAQEAELTGQIGELRAELSETQGNYEAERAAHHKLAEETTAQIQALTGEREGLRRELDSTIEDLTSTQGTLAQTRDTLAREQAAHEATQQQAAQTQANLEAQLNDARDHGQDLAEQLAATKQELGERVAELTQLTSQLADAENTRHILEDKLHTLTEESQRREELLQNDLAGKSKELSDTLRKLTTVTQEKQRQAEALTRDVTAKTEQLKALEAKLQQQQADAQKQAQALQQQVAGLTGDLDGARKEIAGRDDQLRQAGNAQAKLMADRDAVAGQLQQAEGRLQQLTQVQTAERAEAKRTSDDLAKKVAAAEARIAQLTQEAQQRAAEAEAKVKEVQGQLTTRTRKIQELELALENAASAKGRAEKELNAKVAAAETKANEAATKLAAAQRERKELEGKQLKEIEDLNAKQKAELERRDAIKAQEVARLQQSVQEKSKALKVAELELARYKSKSPAAAGAAKPAAAKTPVGDEEEDAVKTQVNTVAAPAAPAAPAKPAAAKPATGARPAAVQTMGKKAPPAPVQAAPAPAAAPALGDDMDPADRTVMVPLATMKKEDDPWSALVDELDK, encoded by the coding sequence ATGGAGCGTCGGGTCCTCATCGTCGAAAGCCAGAACGAATTCGCCCTCAGCATGGCCACTGTCCTCCGCAGCGCGGGGTACACCACGGCCATGGCCAACTCCTCCGTTGAAGCACAACGGGAGATGGAGAAGCGCCGGCCGGACCTCGTGGTCCTCCGGGCGGAGCTTCCAGACCAATCCGGCTTCACCCTCTGTGGTCAAATCAAGAAGGGAAAGTGGGGCCAGAACCTGAAGGTTCTGCTCCTCTCTTCGGACACAGGGGTGGATGGGCTCAACCAGCACCGGCAGACGCCGGCCGCCGCGGATGGCTACCTGGTCATCCCCTTCGAGATGGGGGAGCTGGCCTCGCTCAGCTCCAACATCGTGCCGCCCGGCACCCCGGAGGACTCGGAGACGGACGCGTCGCTCGACTCGGCGCTGGCCGGAAACCCGCGCGAGGCGCCGCCGGCCATTCCGCCGCCGCTGCGCACCGCCCCCGCGGGAGGTCCGCCCAAGCTGCCCAAGCGTGAGCGCCGCAGCGCCATCAACGACGAGGACCGTACCTTCCTCGATCGCGCCTTCCAGTCCATCGCGGACCGCAAGGCGGAGCTGCTGGCCGAGTCGCGTCAGGTCAAGCGCACCCCGCCCAAGCGCGAGCTGATGGGCACGCCCGAGGGCAAGATCCAGGTCCTCCGAGACGAGCTGAAGGTGCGCGAGGCGCAGCTGGCCCGCATCTCCGAGATCTGGAGCGTGCGCGAGCGCGAGCTCCTGTCCGTCGAGGACCGGCTCCACGAGAAGGACGTGGAGCTGCAGGGCCTGAAGATGCAGGTGGACGACCTGCTGCGCCGCTTCAACGAGGCGCAGACGGCCATGCTCCAGAAGGAGCGTGAGCACGGCGCCACGGTCGACGACCTGCTCCTGCAGAAGTTCTCGGCCGAGAAGGACCTCATCGAGGTCGTCGCCTCCAAGGAAAAGGACATCAATGTCCTCAAGAAGGAGGTCAAGAACCGCGACGAGGACCTGAGCCGCCGCGCCTCGGAGCTGGAGAACGCCCGGAACGAGTACGACAAGCTGGAGAAGCAGTTCAACACCTCCACGCTGGAGTCCGAGGTCCGCGAGCAGAAGCTCCACGACACCATCCGCGGGCACGAGACGGAGATCTCCCAGCTGCGCCGCCGCGGCGACGAGCTGGACGCCACCCTGGCGCAGACGGTCAGCGATCGCGACCAGCGCTACGCGGAGCTGGACGGCGAGATTCAGGCCCTCCAGGAGCGGCTGCAGCAGACCGAGCAGGAGCGCGACGCCACGGTGCGCGCCCTGGAGCAGCGCGCCACCGCCGCCGAGGAGCACGGCGCCCAGTCCGACGCGGAGATCGAGCGGCTGAAGGCCGAGCGCGTGGCGCTCGAAGCCCGGCTCAACCAGCAGATCGCCGACCTGGAAGCGGACCTTGCCCGGACCATCGGCGAGCGCGACCAGCTCAGCTCCGACAAGGACGCGCAGGAGCAGGACCTCACCCAGCGCATCGAAGAGCGCGACACGAAGATCTCCGGCCTCGAGCGCGAGCTGGCCGAGACCATCGCGCGCAACGAGCAGCACGAGGCGGAGCTCAACTCCTCCATCCAGCAGCACCTGGAGCGCATCGGCGAGCTGGAGGGCGAAGTCGAGGCCCTCAAGGCACACCTGGCCGACCGTGAGAACGAGCTCACTGGCGAGCTGGAGGCCCTCAACCAGGCCAAGGATGCGCTGGAGACGGACCTCACCGACCGGCTCCACGCGCTGCAGACGGCCAAGGACACCCTGGAGGCGGACCTCAAGGGCCAGCTCGAGGCGCTCAACCAGGCCAAGGACACCCTGGAAGCCGACCTCACCGGCCAGCTCCAGGCGCTCAACATCGCCAAGAACACCCTGGAGGCGGACCTCACCGGTCAGATCCAGGCGCTGGAGCAGGCCAAGGCCGCCATGGAGGCGGACCTCAACGGCCAGCTCGAGGCGTCGCAGGCCCACGGCGAGAAGCTCCAGGCGAACATCGTCTCCCTCGAGGACACCGTCGCCCAGCGCGACCAGACCATCGAGGGCCTGCGCACGGACGTGTCCGAGCGTGACAGCCGCATCGCCGACGTGACCGGCGAGCTGGAGGCCACCTCCCAGACGCTCTCCGAGACGCAGGGCACGCTCACCCGCACCGAGGAGACGCTGGCCACCACGCGTGGCGAGCTGGAGGCCACCTCCCAGACGCTCTCCGAGACGCAGGGCACGCTGGCCCGCACCGAGGAGACGCTGGCCAGCACCCGGGGCGAGCTGGAGGCCACCTCCCAGACGCTCTCCGAGACGCAGAACACGCTGGAGCAGACCAAGGCGCAGCTGGCCTCCACCACGGCCATCCGCGACGAGCTGGACAGCGAGCTGTCCGACACGAAGGCCACGCTGGAGCACACGCAGGGCGAGCTGTCCCGCACCGCGCAGACGCTCTCCACGCGTGAGGGCGAGCTGAAGACGGCGCGCGGGGACATCGACCGGCTCACCGGCGAGCTGCGTGACACCGAGCAGGCCAAGGCTGCCCAGGAAGCGGAGCTCACCGGTCAGATCGGCGAGCTGCGCGCGGAGCTGTCCGAGACGCAGGGCAACTACGAGGCCGAGCGCGCCGCCCACCACAAGCTCGCCGAGGAGACCACCGCGCAGATCCAGGCCCTCACGGGCGAGCGCGAGGGGCTGCGCCGCGAGCTGGACAGCACCATCGAGGACCTGACCTCCACGCAGGGCACGCTGGCGCAGACGCGGGACACGCTCGCGCGCGAGCAGGCCGCGCACGAGGCCACCCAGCAGCAGGCCGCGCAGACTCAGGCGAACCTGGAAGCGCAGCTCAACGACGCGCGCGACCATGGCCAGGATCTGGCCGAGCAGCTGGCCGCCACCAAGCAGGAGCTGGGCGAGCGCGTGGCCGAGCTAACGCAGCTCACCTCGCAGCTGGCGGACGCCGAGAACACCCGCCACATCCTCGAGGACAAGCTCCACACGCTCACCGAGGAGTCCCAGCGCCGCGAGGAGCTGCTGCAGAACGACCTGGCCGGCAAGAGCAAGGAGCTGTCCGACACGCTCCGCAAGCTCACCACCGTCACCCAGGAGAAGCAGCGCCAGGCCGAGGCCCTCACCCGCGACGTCACCGCCAAGACCGAGCAGCTCAAGGCGCTCGAGGCCAAGCTGCAGCAGCAGCAGGCCGATGCCCAGAAGCAGGCCCAGGCGCTCCAGCAGCAGGTCGCGGGGCTCACCGGGGACCTGGACGGGGCACGCAAGGAGATCGCCGGCCGCGACGATCAGCTGCGCCAGGCGGGCAACGCCCAGGCGAAGCTCATGGCCGACCGCGATGCCGTGGCCGGTCAGCTCCAGCAGGCCGAGGGCCGGCTGCAGCAGCTCACCCAGGTCCAGACGGCCGAGCGCGCCGAAGCCAAGCGCACCTCGGACGATCTCGCCAAGAAGGTGGCCGCCGCCGAGGCGCGCATCGCCCAGCTCACCCAGGAGGCCCAGCAGCGCGCCGCCGAGGCCGAAGCCAAGGTCAAGGAGGTCCAGGGCCAGCTCACCACCCGCACCCGGAAGATCCAGGAGCTGGAGCTGGCGTTGGAGAACGCCGCCAGCGCCAAGGGCCGCGCGGAGAAGGAGCTGAACGCCAAGGTCGCCGCCGCCGAGACCAAGGCCAACGAGGCCGCCACCAAGCTGGCCGCCGCCCAGCGCGAGCGCAAGGAGCTGGAGGGCAAGCAGCTCAAGGAGATCGAGGACCTCAACGCCAAGCAGAAGGCGGAGCTGGAGCGCCGCGACGCCATCAAGGCCCAGGAGGTGGCGCGCCTGCAGCAGTCCGTGCAGGAGAAGAGCAAGGCGCTCAAGGTCGCCGAGCTGGAGCTGGCTCGCTACAAGAGCAAGTCTCCCGCCGCCGCCGGGGCCGCCAAGCCCGCCGCCGCCAAGACTCCCGTCGGAGACGAGGAAGAGGACGCCGTGAAGACCCAGGTCAACACGGTGGCCGCTCCCGCGGCTCCCGCCGCACCGGCCAAGCCCGCTGCGGCCAAGCCCGCGACGGGCGCGCGCCCGGCCGCGGTCCAGACCATGGGGAAGAAGGCCCCTCCGGCGCCGGTCCAGGCCGCACCCGCTCCGGCCGCCGCGCCCGCGTTGGGCGACGACATGGACCCGGCCGACCGCACCGTGATGGTGCCGCTCGCCACCATGAAGAAGGAGGACGACCCCTGGTCCGCCCTCGTGGATGAGCTGGACAAGTAG
- a CDS encoding AAA family ATPase — MSAPTTSPQGRPFASVEDAETRLEQVGYLSSPEIATACFLADRMDKPILVEGPAGVGKTELSKALAQALGREFIRLQCYEGLDEAKALYEWEYAKQLLYTQLLQDKIGEMVGDARSLAEAADRLASGDAVFFSERFLLPRPILKALLSAQPSVLLVDEIDKADPEFEAFLLEVLSDNAVTIPELGTFKAKHVPRVILTSNNARELSDALKRRCLHLHIDFPDRERELRIVRSRLPQVAQTLAEQVVEAVAAIRKLDLKKAPSISETLDWAQSLALLNAESLTADLVASTLNLVLKYEGDIEKAKANLSQIAQA, encoded by the coding sequence GTGAGCGCACCTACGACATCCCCGCAGGGCCGTCCCTTCGCCAGCGTGGAGGACGCGGAGACCCGCCTGGAGCAGGTCGGCTACCTGTCCTCGCCGGAGATCGCCACGGCGTGCTTCCTGGCGGACCGGATGGACAAGCCCATCCTGGTGGAGGGCCCGGCGGGGGTGGGCAAGACGGAGCTGTCCAAGGCGCTGGCGCAGGCGCTGGGCCGGGAGTTCATCCGCCTGCAGTGCTACGAGGGGCTGGACGAGGCCAAGGCGCTCTACGAGTGGGAGTACGCCAAGCAGCTGCTCTACACCCAGCTCCTCCAGGACAAGATCGGCGAGATGGTGGGCGATGCGCGCTCGCTGGCGGAGGCCGCCGACCGGCTGGCCTCGGGCGACGCGGTGTTCTTCTCCGAGCGCTTCCTGCTGCCGCGGCCCATTCTCAAGGCGCTGCTGTCCGCGCAGCCGTCGGTGCTGCTCGTGGACGAGATCGACAAGGCGGATCCCGAGTTCGAGGCCTTCCTGCTGGAGGTGCTCTCGGACAACGCGGTGACGATTCCGGAGCTGGGGACGTTCAAGGCGAAGCACGTGCCTCGGGTGATCCTCACCTCGAACAACGCGCGCGAGCTGTCGGACGCGCTCAAGCGGCGCTGCCTGCACCTGCACATCGATTTCCCGGACCGCGAGCGCGAGCTGCGCATCGTCCGCTCGCGGCTGCCCCAGGTGGCCCAGACGCTGGCCGAGCAGGTGGTCGAAGCGGTGGCGGCCATCCGCAAGCTGGATCTGAAGAAGGCCCCCTCCATCAGCGAGACGCTGGACTGGGCGCAGAGCCTGGCGCTGCTCAACGCGGAGTCGCTGACGGCGGATCTGGTCGCCTCCACACTGAACCTGGTCCTCAAGTACGAGGGCGATATCGAGAAGGCGAAGGCCAACCTCTCGCAGATCGCCCAGGCCTGA
- a CDS encoding ATP-binding protein — MRQPGYADNNPFNLENPSILDIAPPEPKSLEETGLKMGLLSDIALKYLYYSGTGTGMSIADELCLPWTGVIERVVDFVAAEKLVDLRGGKGFGRASVEFVLTEKGREYARDALTRTTYVGPAPVPIEQYNALITSQIEENPVVSREELLMGLSHLTVTEDLLDKLGPAVNSGRSLFLHGPPGNGKTSLAEAISRMFGGEAYIPYCLEIDNQIIKVFDNLNHAPVPLEIGRDSSGRRQTFEMDNRWQLCRRPAVIVGGELTLETLDLIYSESARFYEAPFQVKANGGMLLIDDFGRQKVHPTDLLNRWIVPLEKRIDFLTLHTGKKFEIPFEQLLVFSTNLDPKELVDEAFLRRIKYKIEVKNPEQDTFREIFERVCEAAGIPYVDQAVTYLIEGYYKPRNMQLRACHPRDLVALIKDAARYRQIPPALSKDLLDQACEVFLVDL, encoded by the coding sequence ATGCGCCAGCCCGGCTACGCGGACAACAACCCCTTCAATCTCGAGAACCCGTCCATCCTCGACATCGCTCCGCCGGAGCCGAAGTCGCTGGAGGAGACGGGTCTCAAGATGGGCCTGCTCTCGGACATCGCCCTGAAGTACCTGTACTACTCGGGTACGGGCACGGGCATGTCGATCGCGGACGAGCTGTGCCTGCCGTGGACCGGCGTCATCGAGCGCGTGGTGGACTTCGTCGCCGCGGAGAAGCTGGTGGACCTGCGCGGCGGCAAGGGCTTCGGCCGCGCCTCGGTGGAGTTCGTGCTCACGGAGAAGGGGCGCGAGTACGCGCGTGACGCGCTCACGCGCACCACCTACGTGGGCCCGGCCCCGGTGCCCATCGAGCAGTACAACGCGCTCATCACCAGCCAGATCGAAGAGAACCCCGTTGTCAGCCGCGAAGAGCTGCTGATGGGGCTCTCGCACCTCACCGTCACCGAGGATCTGCTCGACAAGCTGGGCCCGGCGGTGAACTCGGGCCGCTCGCTGTTCCTCCACGGGCCTCCGGGCAACGGGAAGACGAGCCTCGCCGAGGCCATCTCGCGCATGTTCGGCGGCGAGGCGTACATCCCCTACTGCCTCGAGATCGACAATCAGATCATCAAGGTCTTCGACAACCTCAACCACGCCCCTGTCCCGCTGGAGATCGGCCGCGACAGCTCGGGCCGTCGGCAGACCTTCGAAATGGACAACCGCTGGCAGCTCTGCCGCCGGCCCGCGGTCATCGTCGGCGGTGAGCTGACGCTGGAGACGTTGGACCTCATCTACTCGGAGAGCGCCCGCTTCTACGAGGCCCCGTTCCAGGTGAAGGCCAACGGCGGCATGCTCCTCATCGACGACTTCGGCCGGCAGAAGGTCCACCCCACGGACCTGCTCAACCGGTGGATCGTCCCGCTGGAGAAGCGCATCGACTTCCTCACCCTGCACACGGGCAAGAAGTTCGAGATCCCCTTCGAGCAGCTGCTGGTGTTCTCCACCAACCTCGACCCCAAGGAGCTGGTGGACGAGGCCTTCCTGCGGCGCATCAAGTACAAGATTGAAGTGAAGAACCCGGAACAAGACACCTTCCGGGAAATCTTCGAGAGAGTGTGCGAGGCAGCGGGAATTCCCTATGTGGATCAGGCTGTCACGTACCTGATTGAGGGCTATTACAAGCCGCGAAACATGCAACTGCGCGCCTGCCACCCCCGAGACCTGGTGGCCCTCATCAAGGACGCGGCGCGCTACCGGCAAATCCCCCCGGCTTTGTCGAAGGATCTGCTCGACCAGGCGTGCGAGGTCTTCCTCGTCGATTTGTAG
- a CDS encoding Fic family protein has protein sequence MKERYQEIDEKNETLRDYLGIFKEKAREFIDRFEMSWIYHDAALEGVVYTQQELTAALYPGRLPAEASMMPVVLEVRNHKAVCEYIREEAASSKKNAQITLTQIKRMHDLFIGNTPEAQQARAATERRERTEKELAKERERAGFRKDMPLHRTYFHDISQPAKIQPALEKLVDYTASAEFREFHPIKQAATVQHMFLQIFPFTEHSGKVGRMCTNLILLRNNYMPAVIHSIDRQKYYESFRGPVSGFRTLLMDAIENSLDNGIKYFKDLNRRYKAIN, from the coding sequence GTGAAGGAACGCTACCAAGAGATCGACGAGAAGAACGAGACGCTGCGTGACTACCTTGGCATCTTCAAGGAGAAGGCGCGCGAGTTCATCGACCGCTTCGAGATGTCGTGGATCTACCACGACGCAGCGCTCGAGGGCGTGGTGTACACGCAGCAGGAGCTGACGGCGGCGCTGTATCCGGGCCGCCTGCCTGCCGAGGCCTCGATGATGCCGGTGGTGCTCGAGGTTCGAAACCACAAGGCGGTCTGCGAATACATCCGCGAGGAGGCCGCCTCCAGCAAGAAGAACGCGCAGATCACGCTCACGCAGATCAAGCGCATGCACGACCTGTTCATCGGCAACACGCCCGAGGCACAGCAGGCGCGTGCGGCCACCGAGCGTCGGGAGCGCACGGAGAAGGAGCTGGCCAAGGAGCGCGAGCGCGCCGGCTTCCGCAAGGACATGCCGCTGCACCGCACGTACTTCCACGACATCTCCCAGCCGGCGAAGATCCAGCCCGCGCTGGAGAAGCTGGTGGACTACACCGCGAGCGCCGAGTTCCGGGAGTTCCACCCGATCAAGCAGGCGGCCACGGTGCAGCACATGTTCCTGCAGATCTTCCCCTTCACCGAGCACAGCGGGAAGGTGGGCAGGATGTGTACGAACCTGATTCTGCTGCGCAACAACTACATGCCGGCGGTCATCCACTCGATCGATCGGCAGAAGTACTACGAGTCCTTCCGCGGCCCGGTGTCGGGCTTCCGCACGCTGCTGATGGACGCCATCGAGAACTCGCTCGACAACGGCATCAAGTACTTCAAGGACCTCAACCGGCGGTACAAGGCCATCAACTAG
- a CDS encoding deoxyribonuclease IV — MLIGAHESIAGGVSHAFARAEEHGARSLQIFTKNARGWSAPALTEQERRAFRAEARRTGLPSVAHGSYLVNLGSEDATLREKSLACVTEELTRCERLGITYLVIHPGAHPDERKGLSLIAAGIDEIHQRTPRFRARLCLEITAGQGNCLGWRFWHLAEILSQVKREDRISICLDTCHLFAAGYDVSTEQGYEAVMAECDTTVGLERVGCFHLNDCKKPLGCRVDRHEEVGKGTIGRTAFRCLVNDPRFVNTIGVLETPFPERYGESIRLLESLRRTR; from the coding sequence GTGTTGATTGGAGCTCACGAGTCCATCGCCGGAGGCGTGAGCCACGCCTTCGCGCGCGCCGAGGAGCACGGCGCTCGCAGCCTGCAGATCTTCACGAAGAACGCGCGCGGCTGGAGCGCGCCGGCGCTCACCGAGCAGGAGCGCCGCGCCTTCCGCGCCGAGGCCCGGCGCACCGGCCTCCCCTCCGTCGCCCATGGCAGCTACCTGGTGAACCTGGGCTCTGAAGACGCGACGCTGCGCGAGAAGTCGCTGGCGTGCGTGACGGAGGAGCTCACGCGCTGCGAGCGGCTGGGCATCACCTACCTCGTCATCCACCCGGGCGCGCATCCGGACGAGCGGAAGGGGCTCTCGCTGATCGCCGCCGGCATCGACGAGATCCACCAACGCACCCCGCGCTTCCGCGCTCGCCTGTGCCTGGAGATCACCGCGGGCCAGGGCAACTGCCTCGGCTGGCGCTTCTGGCACCTGGCGGAGATCCTCTCCCAGGTGAAGCGGGAGGACCGGATCAGCATTTGCCTGGACACCTGTCACCTGTTCGCCGCCGGGTATGACGTGTCCACGGAGCAGGGCTACGAGGCGGTGATGGCCGAATGCGACACCACCGTGGGCCTGGAGCGGGTAGGCTGCTTCCACCTCAATGACTGTAAGAAGCCGCTCGGCTGCCGGGTGGACCGGCACGAGGAGGTGGGCAAGGGGACAATCGGGCGTACGGCCTTCCGCTGCCTCGTGAACGATCCGCGCTTCGTCAACACCATTGGAGTACTGGAGACGCCGTTTCCGGAACGTTATGGGGAGAGCATCCGGCTCCTCGAATCCCTCCGCCGGACTCGGTAA
- a CDS encoding DHH family phosphoesterase: MPGTPSAHTRRASSTGESAEPPAPRIAQLPARDKLERLLRVARGKKKALILTHDNPDPDSLAAAVTLAHILERRVGMEARVGYGGIVGRAENIAFVKVLRLPVSHVSQLDFDDFDLFGLVDTQPPVGNHSLPSRLPADIVIDHHPLRDESLQAPFADVGGDFGATSTMVVEYLRAARLEPSVEVATALFYGIKADTRDLGRETTQTDIDSYLWLFPRCDKHLLGQIEHPELPARYFQLHHTAIERAKVYGTAIVTDLEEVYTPDMVAEVAERMMFLEGMKWSLAYATYRNQLFVSLRVKDRRMNAGKLIRDICEDFGGSSGGHGSMAGARLPLSGRANQRKALKRELVNRFLEAFGVEDERPVSLLTAQDA; the protein is encoded by the coding sequence ATGCCAGGCACACCCTCCGCCCACACCCGACGAGCCTCATCTACCGGGGAGTCCGCGGAACCTCCTGCACCACGCATCGCCCAGCTGCCCGCTCGCGACAAGCTCGAGCGCCTGCTGCGTGTGGCCCGAGGGAAGAAGAAGGCGCTCATTCTCACCCACGACAACCCGGATCCCGACTCCCTCGCCGCCGCGGTCACGCTCGCTCACATCCTGGAGCGTCGGGTGGGCATGGAGGCCCGGGTAGGGTACGGGGGCATCGTCGGCCGCGCGGAGAACATCGCCTTCGTGAAGGTGCTGCGGCTGCCCGTCTCCCACGTCTCGCAGCTGGACTTCGACGACTTCGATCTCTTCGGACTGGTGGACACACAGCCTCCCGTGGGCAACCACTCGCTGCCATCACGGTTGCCCGCGGACATCGTGATCGACCACCACCCGCTGCGCGACGAGAGCCTGCAGGCGCCGTTCGCGGACGTGGGCGGTGACTTCGGCGCCACCTCGACGATGGTGGTGGAGTACCTGCGCGCCGCGCGCCTGGAGCCCTCGGTGGAGGTGGCCACGGCGCTCTTCTACGGCATCAAGGCGGACACGAGAGATCTCGGCCGCGAGACGACGCAGACGGACATCGACAGCTACCTGTGGCTCTTCCCGCGCTGTGACAAGCATCTGCTGGGGCAGATCGAGCACCCGGAGCTGCCCGCGCGCTACTTCCAGTTGCACCACACGGCGATCGAGCGGGCCAAGGTGTACGGCACCGCCATCGTCACGGACCTGGAAGAGGTCTACACCCCGGACATGGTGGCCGAGGTGGCCGAGCGGATGATGTTCCTCGAGGGCATGAAGTGGTCGCTGGCGTATGCCACGTACCGCAATCAGCTCTTCGTGTCCCTGCGGGTGAAGGACCGCCGGATGAACGCAGGCAAACTGATCCGGGACATCTGCGAGGACTTCGGCGGCTCCTCGGGCGGCCATGGCAGCATGGCGGGCGCTCGGCTGCCGCTGTCGGGCCGAGCCAACCAGCGCAAGGCGCTCAAGCGCGAGCTGGTGAACCGGTTCCTGGAGGCGTTCGGCGTCGAGGATGAGCGGCCGGTCTCGCTGCTGACCGCGCAGGACGCGTGA